The nucleotide sequence TttatgatttgatatttttttttattttcggtTAAAAAACGTCTCTTAACcgaaaaatgtgaaaaaatatcaaatcatgaaTTAAAAACCTCAAATAAAAGACCGGGTTAATCATATTCTTAGTACTTATACATTATCCCACATCTGTAATGATTTATCAACAGAAAATAGGCATATCGTTCTAGAGTTTAGCAATTAAAACACAAGTAAACGTGGTACCGACTAATTTGGTCTCATAGTTTGATCACGTTTCTCATCCTAATTCTAGTCAAAAGTTTCCTCCACTTTGTCCGAGcacaaacactttttttttgtcaactaggTCTAGCATAATTACTTACATTTTCAAATACAATCACTCTAGTTAAGTTTGGTTTGAAAAAATACTCGTTTTTTATTCTTACGTGCATGTTCCACTAACCGGATAACAATCTACGCGTCAAAAAATTGTCGGCCGTTATTCCACCAACGTACGGGATTATGCACACATACCCATTCAAATATAGTATACTGTGTATATACAATACTTTTTGGTGTGAATACTGTATACAATACttcttaggtttttttttttttaatacttctTAGGTATGGTTAAGTTAAGCATACTTATGTAATTATGTTATTAGTTGTCTTTAAGTATCGGTTGTCAAGATTATTCTCAAAATGCAATTATATTATGCTAACAAATACCTCTGCAGCTCTACTATATCAACAATTCAGAGAGTATATATGCAGACAACGCATACCCTTTTATACACAAACTATCAAATAACTTTCGAAATTTATACAAAAGTAATTCAATCATTTCAACGTACAAATAAGGTCTATATGCAGACGACGCATACCCTTTTTATCCACTTCAATAAAAGTATCATTCTCCAAATGTACAAGCTCCAGTGACTGACCATTTTCATGATTATTCTATTCTAAATCGGGTAATCAATGGATTAGATCTGATATCAATATCAAGCCTCAGTTTTTTTTAAGTATGTAGAAAAGTTGTTTTTCCATATGCAATTAAAAAGCACAATGATTAATGAGCAGACCACGTGCTTTTTATGATTTGCTCGTTTATTTTAGGGTGTTTGTCCGTATTGACTACAAAATTATCGGCTACATTGAATAGATCGATCACTTATTTATTACTTTCTCGACGGAagaacttaattattttatattttcttggtCTTCATAGATGAAATAGTTTACTGATTTCTAATATGCAGATaattaaattcaatttttaaattcaaCTATATAACTCGATCGATCCGACTGAGGCAGAtgttaattttcatatttttataaattgtttaataaattttttgtacacataaattatttagatatttttaggttcttaCAAATCTATCTGGATCTGAAAAAATCCGAATCCAAACTCCgtccaaaaatttataatacatttaattttacaaaaatttgataccaaaaaaaactcaatcTACTTGGATATCCatatctaatttaaataaaaaacttattaactattttaatttttgttatgaatAAATCAGTTTTATTCAAACTTGTGAAATTATTTTGGTTGACTTGTAAACtaaatattgttaaattattatagtaaatataattaataaagtaattaaaaataaaaaaagaacaagATGTAATAAAAACAAGTAAGTTCTATTTTGTACTCTATAATAAATGGAATTGAATTattgaaaaaaacaataaataaagtAGTTTACATTAgttaaaaaggaagaaaaaaaaatgtaaaaaacaattaaaatagataaattttattttataatttagttttaatagtattgatatattataaaTGGTAGAGCATAATGATAAAAtcaggttaaatatttttaacaacgATGTAACATAGCATAGTAACATAAATACTAAGTTAAGAAAAATTacttaaactaattatttaacattttcaaactaatactttgatttatttattagattaatatattcttattttattgtttaaaatagttatatgaGTAACCTTCTTAAACAGTTATATCCATTTCATAAAAGTATAAGTTAAAATTTACGTACTAAactatgtattatattaaatgttttctataaattaactaactaattTATAAGAATACTCTATAAAACAAAccttttttgagaaaatttatatatcgaatctcaaaattttaatttactaCTAAACCAAGGAAACTTCTACAGTACTACTTTGATTAGAAATGAAGAAAGAGTTGGAAGAAAACGGAAGTTTTTATAGCCGTCTTTAGTTTTGTCTTGTTAACAATTCTTTGATTACACACTATGGCTTCGAATGGGTGACGCAGATCAAAAAATACAGATCAAACAaaaatgcagatcaagcagaacaaATGCAGATCATGCAGAACAAATGCAGATCAAACCGAACAATaagataatttaataattattataatttaatacatgttgatttttaatgaaaattaaatatccaaattaaatataactattataaataagtaataaatataatgttaaaaataacaataactaTAGTAAAATTGTCCATTATATGAAAATTCATCacaattacaaaaattatagtgagtattcttattttatttttattttttgtatctttACTCGATTTTCGGTTATTTTTTACCTTTTGAACCATAGAATTAATTAGGCATGAGCATAAAAACCAagaaccgaaaaccaaaccggaacgaaacaaaaaaaacgaaccCGAAACCAAAGTTAAAAAATAACCGAatgattcttatatttttgtacCCGAAAAAACGAAACCGAATTAGAACCAAATagagaaccgaacgggtacttGAATATCCGAAATACAATTtctatacctaaatatattaattatatttagtattAGAAATACCATATATTCTAAACATACTACTTATACaccaatattaattattaatataatattattaataaaaaaattatgtttatttatttaattttaatttatatgacagttataaacttttttgaaggttatattaaaacttttaaaagaatattttgtttatttatttaatgaacTAATTAAAAATACTCCTTGAGTTTTTGAATTCTTTTAATTGATGTAAAGACAacctgaaaatataaaatttgattagaCACAAgataattatcattttttatttttaataaaaaatgtctACTACTATAACGTAAGAATGAAAAATACTAGATTTCACTACTAAGAGAACAattaatttgttaaataaataaagtgcAATAATGAAAAGTATTTATAatcaatgattaaaaaaaaactcaagccCTTATTGGTCCTCTGCATCTCGCCAGCACCATTTCCCTTAAAATCTGCAGGACAAGAAATCAAAGAACAAAACCAATCTGCATGCAGgggagtttttattttttttactttattcagTTCTGCATTTTAAACATGAATGGGTAATTAATGCAGTTCTATCTGCAAATTAAATAGTCTGCATTAAATCTGCATTTGTTCTGGATCACATTCACAGCCTATGTAACTACCGTACAAAACTAAAGAGAAAATCGTTAATTAACTACCAAAGTGATTAAACCAAAACCCTACGTCTACTATAAGTCCATAAGCGACATTGACTTAGACTTTTAACAAAGCATTCAACTGTAAATAGTAGAGATGACAAGTTGAATcgtgttttaaatattttacctCGTCTAGACTTTTAACTCGGAGTAGGTGACATGGCACCATCAAATACAGAAGTCAATAAATATCTATCTATAGACTATAGTCACAGAGACCTCCAAAGAAGATGAGTGAGGTGAAATTAAAGTAAAGCGTGTTAAAACAAGGCACTAACAACAAAGAAGTGTGGCTGCTAATAAAGATTCTTCATAACTAAAGATGATGCTGATGTTCTGCTTCagacattctctctctctctagaacatAAAAGACTAAACCTTTTTTTCTTCAAACCGGAGCTCTTTGAGTCTTCTGTCTTCTCTCCAATTCGTTTCCCATAGTATAAAGTTCGTCTCTTTTCTTCACTACATGGACTCCCCGAGGTGACAATTAAGAaaagcttgtttttttttctctctctctaaggtaTTGTTCCGATTAGATTAGGCTTCTTTGTTAGATTGGGGATAAAAAAACAATCTGGGTTTAGGTTTCTTTTGTTGATAACGACGAAAAAAACTAGAGTAATAGTATGACTATAATGGAGGAGAAACAGAGTAGCCCTGTTTCAGAGAAGCAGCAGAGCTTTAACCAGACAGAACCAAAGGAGAAGCAACAGAGTTTTGGATGTGCTGAGACTAACCAGCCGAGAAAGGCGAGAGCTTTAGAGAAACAAGTGAGTTTCCAAGGCGTGAATGTGCAGCCAAGTAGACTAGGAAGGTCAATGGAGAAGCAGCTGAGCTTTCGAGGTGTGGAGAATAATCAGAAACGTGGGAAAGTTATGGAGAAGCTTCCTAGCTTCGGTAAAGCACCATCAATGGAGAGGCAGAAGAGTTTCCGCGGCGGGTTTCTAGAGAAGCAGAAGAGCTTCCGTGTGGTGATGGAGAGGCAGCTGAGTTTCATCGgcgagaggaggaagaagactgAGTCGCCAGGGAAGAGAGGTGACTCGCCTCTTCATATAGCAGCTCGGACCGGGAACTTAGGGAAGGTTAAGGAGTTGATCAGAGGTAGTAGTTGTGGTGAAGAGTTGAGAGAGTTGTTGTCGAAGCAGAATCTTGAAGGAGAGACTCCTCTTTATACGGCTGCTGAGAATGGGCATTCGTTTGTTGTTGAGGAGATGTTGAAGCATATGTGTCTTGAAACTGGTTCGATTGCAGCTAGAAATGGATTTGATCCGTTCCATGTTGCAGCTAAACAAGGCCATCTTGGTAAGAAAAAAGATCTTTCTTTGAAACTTCTCCTGTTACAGAACCATCTAGGCATGTGGGTTCGGTTACTTTGGGTTATTCgtttttggttagttcggttcaacATAAATCTTACCGATTTAACCCGTAATAAAGTTCGGTTCAGTATTTGGTTAGTTCGATTTTGAAAATTCTACTGaagtttttgattttggtttaattttgtaaaaatttcgGATAAATTCGGTtaattttggttagtttggttagaTTGGTTCAGGTTTTTTGGTAGAGTTTgggtatattttttataagaaaaaaaccgaaccgaaccaaaccaaaccaaagtttTTTAGAAAACCTGCTAAATCGAACCGAACTTCTAACCAAACTGAACTAATCGAAGTTTCGGGTTGGTTCAAAATCCCAGGCCTAGAACCATCCATGGATTGATCTCTTACtttggttcttcttcttgtgtagAGGTGTTGAAGAAACTGTTGGAGACATTCCCAAACTTGGCAATGACAACAGATTTATCGTGTACAACTGCGTTACACACGGCTGCAACACAAGGACACATTGACGTGGTGAATCTTCTTTTGGAGACAGACTCTAACTTGGCTAAGATAGCTAAGAACAACGGTAAAACCGCGCTTCACTCCGCAGCGAGGATGGGTCATGTGGACGTTGTGAAATCTTTGATAGGTAATGATCCAAGCATTGGGTTTAGAACCGATAAAAAGGGACAAACCGCTCTTCACATGGCTGTGAAAGGTCAAAACGATGAGATTGTTGTTGAGTTGGTGAAACCTGATGTAGCGGTTTTGAGCGTTGAGGATAACAAAGGAAACACACCGTTGCACATTGCCACAAACAAGGGCCGTGTTAAGGTAGTTCTATGCTTTCATATTAGCCAATAGGCTCGGGTGTTTTTACCCCAAACCGAAACTCTGACCTTaacccgaaccaaaaaaaaccaaaatgcCATCCGaaccattatacaaaatatctaAACGAGACTTAAGAACTTAGTATTTTGGTGTTGGGTGCAAcccaaaccaaaatctaaaatagaatctgaaaatatctgaaattaattaaataagttaatgtttttgtatatattaagataattagatatttttgagtattttaaagatttttgtagtttattttattttgctatttttttgtttttatagacATTAGTTATAATACGATCTGAAATCTAATctggaaccaaaccaaactcgaCCCGAGAATTAGTAAATACATAATACTGAAAACTAAAAATCCGAATCAACCTAACCAAATCCAAGGCCTATTAGCCAATTTATATTAGTtcttagataaaaaaatttattgacttTTATGCAGATAGTGCAGTGTTTGGTATCTTTTGAAGGCATCAACCTCAACCCAATAAACAAAGCTGGAGACACACCACTCGACATAGCCGAAAAGATAGGAAACGGAGAGCTTGTCTCGGTTCTAAAGGAAGCAGGAGCAGCTACAGCTAAAGATCTTGGAAAGCCTCAAAATCCAGCTAAACAACTGAAGCAAACGGTCAGCGACATCAAACACGAGGTACAATCTCAGCTCCAGCAGTCCAGACAAACCGGCGTGAGAGTCCAGAAGATAGCAAAAAGACTCAAGAAGCTCCACATCAGCGGTCTCAACAACGCCATTAACTCAGCGACCGTGGTGGCCGTGCTTATCGCCACGGTGGCTTTCGCAGCCATCTTCACAATCCCAGGCCAATACGAGGAGGACCCGTCCAAAGGAGCGTTGCTAGGACAAGCTCACATAGCGAACAGAGCGCCGTTTCTTGTCTTCTTCATTTTCGACAGCTTGGCGCTGTTTATATCCTTGGCTGTCGTCGTGGTGCAGACCTCGGTGGTTGTGATCGAGCAGAAGGCGAAGAAGAAGCTTGTGTTTGTGATCAACAAGCTCATGTGGTGCGCTTGTTTGTTCATATCCATTGCATTTGTGTCTCTCTTGTACATTGTTGTGGGGAAAGAGGAGATGTGGTTGGCCGTGTGTGCTACTGTTATTGGAGGGACCATCATGTTGCCGACGATCGGTGCGATGTGTTACTGCGTGGTGATGCATAGGATGGAGGAGTCTAAGCTGAGGAGTATAAGGAAAGAGAGGAGTAAGTCTCAGTCTTTCTCTATGTCTCGTATGGCTTCTGATTCGGAGATTCTAAATGGTGAATACAACAAGAGAATGTATGCACTATGAACAACAGTCTCTTCATGTAAGAataaccaatatatatatatacttgtatTTTTGTAACGCTATTCGTTGAAGTATCATCAACGCAATATACAGTATAGTTTTATTATATCTGATGAATCaaagtatataatgttaataTGATTGGTTTCTTTCTCCAAAGAATGTCACACGCGCGTGGACTTAAAACTGACTAGagaggccctgttcgtttgctcacccaggtgatccatctgggtgaagatgcaaattgatgttcgtttattgcattataatgctacatccagatggatcacccagctgaactcatctcaaattctcacccaaatgaaggtgagtcttgatggtgcatctggatgcagatgcatctagttcagtccaaaataataaatgacaaaaatgaccttttaaaatcaaaatattattttcaaaccgtaaattctattttttttttgcatatacattttttcactataaccaaaaaatgtattttctcgcAAAACGGAAAAACacactttcccgccaaaaccgcaagatgcatttttccgcaaaaaaacataaaacacatattttcattaaaacacatttttcggctaaaccagtaaaaccacacttttcgaccaaaacccaaaaaacgcatattcccgccaaaacttcaaaagcattttccacccaaaaccgcaaaaagcattttcccgccaaaactggaaacaacgcattttctcgccaaaacaaaaaagcgcattttctcgccaaaaccgaaaaatacaattttcccgccaaaaccggaatttttccgccaaaactggaaaacggAAGTTTCCCgacaaaaccgaaaaaatgcattttcccgccaaaaccggaaaaatgtatttcccgctaaaatcagaaaacatattttcccgccaaaactagaaaaatgtattttcccgccaaaaccggaaaaacgcattttcccgccaaaaccggaaaaatgtattttaccgccaaaaccagaaaatgaaattttaccgccaaaaccggaaaaacgcattttcccgccaaaaccggaaaaacgcattttcccgccaaaaccggaaaaacgcattttcccgccaaaaccggaaaattgtatttttctcGCGAAAACCaggaaaaaaaacttattttcccgccaaaaccggaaaaatgctatttttccgctgaaacgtaaaaaattatattttactcaatttattaacaagtccacctAGATGGagatgaaagttaaaaaatgacaaggaaacgaacatagttgcattaAGATGATTCATTTGGATGCATagacgaaatgaagaaacgaacaacacccagatggagcatctggataagacatctagatggaccatctggatgcatcttccagatttacaaacgaacagggccagAATCTCCTGAGATTTACTTAATAAtgtttacatttgtattattatttttgttaccgTTAACAATACGAAGATAAATGCAGAAAAAGGAAATAGAGGCAGCTAATaatttaagaaaaggaaattgtattttatttttgttagcgATAATTAAAACTAACCAACAAAAATAcggatttaaaagaaaaaaaggaaagagatggAGTTTCTAACGGATATCAGATTATTTTCACTAATCAAAATACATAAAGACAAAAGGAAAATTTCTATTTCGATGTGTCTATATAAACAGGAGTCTCTTTCTCATCCTCCTTTCTCACCACTACTATCTTCTCAttgttgttttattatatttctcCAGAGAGATTTTGATTCATCGCCAAGAAAAAGAAACTCTGCAGCTTTTCGAGGAGTAAGATGGTGAcccgtgatgatgatgatgctaaCAAACGCGGCGAGGGTTCTTCGCAGGAGGGAGAGAAGAGATGCTTTGATCTTTTTGCGGCGTTGCTTCACGCTTACGGTGACGATGAAACA is from Brassica napus cultivar Da-Ae chromosome A4, Da-Ae, whole genome shotgun sequence and encodes:
- the LOC106446995 gene encoding ankyrin repeat-containing protein At5g02620-like, whose product is MTIMEEKQSSPVSEKQQSFNQTEPKEKQQSFGCAETNQPRKARALEKQVSFQGVNVQPSRLGRSMEKQLSFRGVENNQKRGKVMEKLPSFGKAPSMERQKSFRGGFLEKQKSFRVVMERQLSFIGERRKKTESPGKRGDSPLHIAARTGNLGKVKELIRGSSCGEELRELLSKQNLEGETPLYTAAENGHSFVVEEMLKHMCLETGSIAARNGFDPFHVAAKQGHLEVLKKLLETFPNLAMTTDLSCTTALHTAATQGHIDVVNLLLETDSNLAKIAKNNGKTALHSAARMGHVDVVKSLIGNDPSIGFRTDKKGQTALHMAVKGQNDEIVVELVKPDVAVLSVEDNKGNTPLHIATNKGRVKIVQCLVSFEGINLNPINKAGDTPLDIAEKIGNGELVSVLKEAGAATAKDLGKPQNPAKQLKQTVSDIKHEVQSQLQQSRQTGVRVQKIAKRLKKLHISGLNNAINSATVVAVLIATVAFAAIFTIPGQYEEDPSKGALLGQAHIANRAPFLVFFIFDSLALFISLAVVVVQTSVVVIEQKAKKKLVFVINKLMWCACLFISIAFVSLLYIVVGKEEMWLAVCATVIGGTIMLPTIGAMCYCVVMHRMEESKLRSIRKERSKSQSFSMSRMASDSEILNGEYNKRMYAL